The following nucleotide sequence is from Deltaproteobacteria bacterium.
CGTAAAGCTCTTTGCTGCGATCTTCTCTGTGAAGCCTTAAATATTCACGCATCGCCTTCTCACTGTCATTAAATGTACTCACAACATCTATTTCATCAATAATACGCTTGTTTGACTTAGAATGAGACCGCATAGCCTGAATGATGACCCATCGATCTGGATATTCCTGCCTGACCTGATCCCAAGATTTTGCTGAGTAAGCGTTCATAATACCTCGCCGTGATATAGTGTCAAATTTTATCACAATAATACCAAAATTCAACCTTGAGCGAAATAAGTCTGTGAGGTGTGCCCCATTCAAGATGGGGAGGCTTTAAGTTTAGGTGAAGCGTTTCTGGTCCTACTTACCAGGCCCCAACGAAAAAGCATTTGCCAACCCGACACTCTCACAACTGAGCAGTGCCACAAAGCAAATGCTTTTTCCCAAAACTATCCCAGGTAGACCTGAGCGTAACCGAAACTTAAAGCCTCCCCATCTTGCGTTAGCGAGGATGTCGCTCGACACGAAGCTGCAATTCCAGTTATTGAAGGGGGCATTTCATATTTGAAGTTTATATGGCGACATACCATATAAACCAAAACAGTCGCGTAACTACACGTCACCTGTTTGGGAACATTGGGATTGGCGTGGCACCTAAAGTTGCAAATTGAGGACGCCTAAATATTTGCTAGTTTCTCATGTCGTGAGTTTTCGTTGGTGTTTTGCCGCCGCTGGAAGTTACACACAACCGCCTCCGACGGGCTAGATGGGGAGCCCTCTGTCGACGTTTATGCATAACTTCCTCCCCGCCATTCAATACGAACCGCGTTGACGTAAAGTGAAATTTTTCACTTCCCTCAGTCTCATCGGCATAAAACCGGATATTTAAGCCATACGTAAGCAAAAGGCGAAAGCTGCAGAGCGACGAATATCTTCTGAGGTCATTACATATATAGCCGAGGGAACGTTCTTAAGCTTTTGAAGCTTCTTAGCCGGCGAAAACACACTTAGGTCCAAATTAAAAAACTCCTCGGTTACCCGCGAGCTGATGGTTTGGGTTGTTGCTTCAGGCGAAACGTTTAGTCTCTGACGATCCAACTACATTTTCACACAGGCATTCCCAGCAGAGACTTCAGTGTAGCCTGAGGCAACAACCCAAACCACCAGCTCCCACGAAATTCCGTCAATGCAGTCGCTTTTTCATTGCAGTAATTTGCTATTTAAATGTATAATATTAAAGTTTATCTCAAACGCACTCAATTACATTAATAACCACATGACTGAAGACATAACCTTCACTTGGATCACTAGCATAGCTTTCATAAAGCAAAAGGAATGCGATTTTAAGCTCGGTTGGAGGCTCGTAAATGGCTAGTAGCGTTTACGCTGATATAGCCTACCGCTGTAAGGTAATAGCCGCACGATGCTTGCTGGCAGCGGGCCAAATCTTACCTCCGTTCAAGGACAATCTCCTTGAGGAGATAGTGGATGCACCTAATTGGCTAGAGGTGAAGCCGTCTACCTTAGCCAATGCTGGAAATGGGCTGTTTACTACCAAAGGTGTTGCAGCTGGCGAGAGAATATGTCGCTACATTGGAACGCGAAAGTCATTGTTGGATGTCCTGCGAACTCGCGACCGCCGATTCGTCTACATGGTGAATTTAAACTCTTTCATAGACCCTGGCCCCCATCCAAAGGTGCTTGGGCGATATGTTAATCACCATTTTGATGCAGCCCACCAGAATACGGGCTATCTATGGCACAATGGCGAA
It contains:
- a CDS encoding SET domain-containing protein, with the translated sequence MASSVYADIAYRCKVIAARCLLAAGQILPPFKDNLLEEIVDAPNWLEVKPSTLANAGNGLFTTKGVAAGERICRYIGTRKSLLDVLRTRDRRFVYMVNLNSFIDPGPHPKVLGRYVNHHFDAAHQNTGYLWHNGEVWYVASRDIAAGEELFTDYELFYWQTIERTKYRELFPGAHANR